In one window of Methanolobus mangrovi DNA:
- a CDS encoding NYN domain-containing protein — translation MEENGIQDKLAVLIDADNAQPSIIEGLMDEIALYGIASVKRIYGDWTKPNLNSWKDTLLDHSIQPIQQFAYTTGKNATDSSLIIDAMDLLYTDKLNGFCIVSSDSDFTRLSQRIREAGLKVYGFGEKKTPMAFISACDKFIYTEILRKQETETENTSASSKREKWNTNELKGDTRLVSHLRNAVEDSADDDGWAFLAEVGGNLIKRSPDFDPRNYGYKKLGELVEATNLFDIDKRAQNGAGKSVVVYIRDKRSRGKRD, via the coding sequence ATGGAAGAGAACGGAATTCAGGATAAGTTAGCTGTGCTAATAGATGCTGATAATGCCCAGCCATCGATCATTGAAGGATTAATGGATGAGATTGCGCTCTATGGTATCGCCAGTGTAAAAAGAATATACGGAGACTGGACGAAACCAAACCTCAATTCATGGAAAGATACACTACTTGACCATTCCATACAACCGATACAGCAATTCGCCTATACCACCGGAAAGAATGCAACGGACAGTTCCCTTATAATTGACGCTATGGACCTGCTTTATACTGACAAACTTAATGGATTCTGCATAGTCTCAAGTGACAGTGATTTTACGCGCCTGTCACAGAGGATAAGGGAAGCAGGCCTTAAAGTCTATGGTTTTGGTGAAAAGAAAACTCCAATGGCTTTTATTTCAGCATGTGATAAATTCATCTATACTGAAATCCTGAGAAAACAGGAAACGGAAACGGAAAATACCTCTGCTTCATCTAAAAGAGAAAAGTGGAATACAAATGAACTCAAGGGAGACACAAGGCTTGTGAGTCACCTGAGAAATGCAGTTGAGGATTCCGCTGATGATGACGGATGGGCTTTCCTGGCAGAGGTGGGCGGAAATCTCATCAAGCGCAGTCCGGATTTCGATCCAAGGAACTACGGATACAAGAAACTCGGAGAACTTGTGGAAGCGACAAACCTGTTTGATATTGATAAAAGAGCACAGAATGGCGCTGGTAAGAGTGTTGTTGTTTATATCAGAGACAAGAGGAGTAGAGGGAAGAGAGATTGA
- a CDS encoding DUF1059 domain-containing protein yields MKMRMVKCSDVGICDCDYIALGYDIDEVEKNMLGHIETEHKDLLETMSESEAHNLNHRVSTFLGRSCGCGHLEMP; encoded by the coding sequence ATGAAAATGAGAATGGTAAAATGCAGCGATGTAGGAATTTGCGATTGTGACTATATAGCACTTGGATATGACATTGATGAAGTTGAAAAGAATATGCTTGGTCATATCGAAACTGAACACAAGGACCTCCTTGAGACTATGAGTGAGAGTGAAGCTCACAACCTTAATCATAGGGTATCTACATTCCTTGGAAGAAGTTGTGGCTGCGGCCACCTTGAAATGCCTTGA
- a CDS encoding putative ATP-dependent zinc protease codes for MKVNDLKAILKFSAKEEAMFGRFDLPKDAFYPMILSLKVGGAWSYSTGDLKSISVMKVFTTYNEETGTGHTIEEVYLFLDPEYVSKEGTVYRLEKCGGRDERALVTRPYSVTLKAKRIIVASISTEKKKIFIKELDEKTMSFTGPSAFYAAHEMEHLEHIEIDGLPMWAFEYEEVKS; via the coding sequence ATGAAGGTCAATGATCTCAAGGCAATTCTTAAATTCAGTGCAAAAGAAGAGGCCATGTTTGGCAGATTCGATCTTCCCAAGGATGCATTCTATCCAATGATACTTTCCCTGAAGGTGGGCGGTGCCTGGAGCTATTCTACAGGTGACCTCAAAAGCATCTCAGTTATGAAGGTGTTCACAACCTATAACGAGGAAACCGGAACAGGTCACACCATAGAGGAGGTCTATCTCTTTTTAGATCCTGAATATGTGTCAAAGGAAGGAACCGTATACAGGCTTGAAAAGTGCGGTGGCCGGGATGAACGGGCGCTGGTAACAAGGCCATACTCAGTGACCCTGAAAGCAAAAAGGATAATAGTTGCATCTATAAGTACGGAAAAGAAGAAGATATTCATCAAAGAACTCGATGAAAAAACAATGTCATTTACGGGTCCTTCTGCTTTTTATGCCGCCCATGAGATGGAACATCTGGAACATATCGAAATAGACGGTCTTCCAATGTGGGCTTTTGAGTATGAAGAAGTGAAAAGCTGA